In one window of Pieris brassicae chromosome 10, ilPieBrab1.1, whole genome shotgun sequence DNA:
- the LOC123715742 gene encoding chorion class CB protein M5H4-like: MAVKAVFICVTVLLVQMISGRCISCASGPLSRSPIAAPCGAAPWGAPEAQLAPRFGMGINNFAASRGGVLEVYSSSPIPVTGVSVYSENAIEGRLAVIGELPFLGTVAVDGALPTYGSGAVNYDSGNGNVAITREAC; encoded by the exons ATGGCAGTTAAGGCAGTCTTCATTTGCGTTACCGTCCTTTTGGTCCAG ATGATATCTGGCCGATGCATTTCATGTGCATCAGGACCCCTCTCCCGCTCCCCAATCGCTGCTCCCTGTGGAGCAGCTCCTTGGGGCGCTCCTGAAGCCCAGCTGGCGCCACGTTTCGGGATGGGAATAAACAATTTCGCTGCCTCCCGTGGTGGAGTTTTGGAAGTGTATTCTTCATCTCCAATTCCTGTTACCGGTGTTTCTGTTTACTCGGAAAACGCAATCGAAGGAAGACTTGCTGTGATTGGTGAACTGCCCTTCTTGGGAACCGTGGCAGTGGATGGAGCATTGCCAACTTACGGCTCTGGAGCTGTTAATTATGATAGTGGAAATGGAAATGTTGCTATCACTCGAGAAGCGTGTTGA
- the LOC123715417 gene encoding chorion class CA protein ERA.5-like — MLRLLAICIIAFVQNAASQALRPGMPNSLGMNSLTNNALLANNMALGQEIAASGLSALGNGLAGNAIAANTNTINANAANANLNNLSIGGLPISGVSPIGYGDVAVVGEMPVGGSTAVVGNVPVIGFVTFEGNVPAGGTVTLASNCGCNGAAVY, encoded by the exons aTGTTACGATTATTAGCAATCTGCATTATTGCTTTTGTTCAG AATGCTGCCAGTCAAGCACTTAGGCCTGGCATGCCTAACTCGTTAGGCATGAACAGTCTTACAAACAACGCCCTACTTGCAAACAATATGGCGCTGGGGCAAGAAATAGCTGCTTCCGGTCTTTCGGCGCTTGGAAATGGCTTAGCTGGAAACGCCATAGCTGCTAATACTAATACGATAAATGCTAATGCTGCAAatgctaatttaaataaccttTCCATCGGTGGTCTGCCAATCTCTGGAGTGTCACCAATTGGTTACGGCGATGTTGCTGTTGTAGGCGAAATGCCCGTTGGTGGATCGACAGCGGTAGTGGGTAATGTGCCGGTAATTGGTTTTGTGACATTTGAAGGCAACGTCCCAGCTGGAGGCACAGTCACTTTGGCAAGCAATTGCGGATGTAATGGAGCAGCtgtttattag
- the LOC123715351 gene encoding uncharacterized protein LOC123715351, protein MILISAFCIILIQTSTAHVFSYVPRNIQGNIQGPAQNLNSFTPLANNRAAISRPIPYANYNTNNLLNANIANAQVINAELENARFANAQIANAEIANAKLANAQLVNAELANAKFANGQIANAEQANLNFGKAELARFQPAWANNNVASVTNVENVNLANNLGNAAFWANNNLVNLNGNMATFSLGDGPHAFTVTSGSPNSPPFGIQLMADALEVGGTVSVNGRYPIYGTVAVNGNLPTDGTAAVNYNCGRPVNAS, encoded by the exons ATGATTTTAATCAGTGccttttgtataatattgatacag ACATCAACAGCCCATGTATTTTCATATGTTCCAAGAAATATTCAAGGCAATATACAAGGACCAGCCCAGAACCTAAATAGTTTTACTCCATTAGCAAATAATCGGGCAGCGATATCCAGACCGATACCGTATGCTAATTACAATACTAATAATCTGCTCAATGCGAATATAGCAAACGCACAGGTTATTAACGCCGAATTAGAAAATGCAAGATTTGCAAACGCACAAATTGCAAATGCTGAAATCGCTAATGCAAAACTTGCAAATGCTCAACTTGTGAATGCAGAACTAGCGAATGCTAAATTTGCTAACGGGCAAATCGCGAACGCCGAACAAGCAAATTTAAACTTTGGCAAGGCAGAACTGGCCAGATTTCAACCAGCTTGGGCTAACAATAACGTTGCAAGTGTTACGAATgtagaaaatgtaaatttggCAAATAACCTTGGAAACGCAGCTTTTTgggctaataataatttagttaatttaaatggTAATATGGCAACATTTAGTCTTGGTGATGGACCACATGCATTCACTGTTACAAGTGGGTCTCCTAACAGTCCACCTTTTGGAATACAGTTAATGGCTGATGCTTTAGAAGTTGGTGGTACGGTTTCCGTGAATGGACGGTATCCAATATATGGAACAGTCGCTGTAAATGGTAATTTACCCACAGACGGAACGGCGGCTGTTAATTATAACTGTGGAAGACCAGTTAATgcttcataa